A genomic stretch from Telmatocola sphagniphila includes:
- a CDS encoding helix-turn-helix transcriptional regulator: MQTVTTTPGKRLGDAKEVARLLDCSWRHVLRMADAGLLPWGCKLGTLRRWDLDEISKWISEGCKPVRSHKGRD, translated from the coding sequence GTGCAAACCGTTACCACTACGCCGGGGAAACGCCTCGGCGACGCCAAAGAAGTCGCAAGGCTTTTGGACTGTTCATGGCGGCATGTCCTTCGAATGGCCGACGCTGGCCTTTTACCGTGGGGCTGCAAGTTAGGAACACTTCGCCGCTGGGATCTCGACGAGATTTCCAAATGGATTTCTGAAGGCTGCAAGCCGGTCCGCTCTCACAAAGGGAGGGACTAA
- a CDS encoding DUF669 domain-containing protein encodes MEPRKRLSDILAESASRKSFSELWKNTKPARDFVVIPAGEYLCRVRSGELGVTKEKGTRFYKLGFEIVEGEFARRRVWHDSWLTPDALPYTKRDLEKIGIYTEEQLEEPLPTGILVKLRLVVRRDEDGKERNRIKSFEYFGREEADPFSPEDLTGGDSK; translated from the coding sequence ATGGAACCACGAAAACGCCTTTCGGATATTTTAGCAGAAAGCGCTTCAAGAAAAAGTTTTTCGGAACTTTGGAAGAATACAAAGCCTGCGCGGGATTTTGTTGTAATCCCTGCGGGCGAATACCTATGCCGGGTTCGTTCCGGGGAATTGGGCGTCACTAAAGAGAAAGGCACAAGATTCTACAAACTTGGATTCGAAATCGTCGAAGGGGAATTTGCAAGGCGACGGGTTTGGCATGATTCTTGGCTGACGCCTGATGCGCTTCCTTACACGAAGCGGGATCTAGAGAAAATCGGGATCTACACCGAAGAACAACTTGAAGAGCCGTTGCCCACCGGGATATTGGTCAAATTACGTCTGGTAGTTCGCCGTGACGAAGATGGCAAGGAGCGGAATCGGATCAAATCCTTCGAGTACTTCGGTAGGGAGGAAGCCGACCCTTTCTCGCCGGAAGATCTGACCGGGGGTGACAGCAAATGA
- a CDS encoding bifunctional DNA primase/polymerase, with the protein MIHPDYKFGFRVAGDITGRRNLIDFEKAFLAYLENSPKAETHKESYLSAFVFGADFRAYLDREGSPRGFNGPCWAPYVWFDIDEAELPKALEAAKFLAESLLERYRTLHADDLLRFFSGSKGFHIGVPVCWEAAPSIVFNSVARRMAEGLANRARVKIDSGVYDKVRCFRAPNSTHPKTGLRKRFLEHSELMGLSVDGILELAKEPVAVELGERPKPDSLMLEDWRIAVEEVDRNDRANEQRRLDLTDGNAKLNRSTLDFIRAGALEGDRHRLLFSAAANLAELGCPPTLAHELLTETALDSGLKPSEVRRQIDCGLTHVKGGKP; encoded by the coding sequence ATGATTCACCCCGATTACAAATTTGGCTTTCGCGTTGCGGGCGATATAACCGGACGTCGTAACCTGATTGACTTCGAAAAAGCTTTCCTTGCCTACCTGGAGAACTCTCCGAAAGCGGAAACCCACAAAGAAAGCTATCTAAGCGCTTTCGTGTTCGGGGCCGACTTCCGGGCCTACCTTGACCGCGAAGGCTCTCCAAGGGGCTTTAATGGGCCTTGCTGGGCGCCTTACGTTTGGTTCGACATCGACGAAGCCGAACTACCGAAAGCCCTCGAAGCCGCCAAATTTCTCGCCGAGTCGCTATTGGAGCGATACCGCACACTTCATGCTGATGATTTATTGCGTTTCTTCTCAGGCTCAAAAGGCTTTCATATCGGGGTGCCCGTTTGCTGGGAAGCTGCGCCTTCTATAGTCTTCAACTCCGTTGCCCGACGCATGGCCGAGGGATTAGCCAACCGCGCCCGCGTCAAAATCGATAGCGGTGTTTATGACAAAGTTCGCTGCTTTCGGGCGCCTAACTCGACGCATCCGAAAACGGGGCTGAGGAAGCGATTTCTTGAACATTCCGAACTAATGGGGCTATCCGTCGACGGAATTTTGGAACTCGCAAAAGAACCGGTTGCAGTCGAACTCGGCGAAAGACCGAAACCGGATTCGTTAATGCTCGAAGATTGGCGGATTGCTGTTGAGGAAGTAGACCGGAACGATAGGGCAAATGAACAACGCCGCCTAGACCTCACGGACGGTAATGCCAAGCTTAACCGCTCAACTCTCGACTTTATCCGGGCAGGGGCATTGGAGGGAGACCGGCATCGACTTTTATTCTCGGCCGCTGCAAATCTCGCTGAGTTAGGCTGCCCGCCGACCTTGGCGCATGAACTTCTCACCGAGACGGCTCTCGATAGTGGGTTAAAACCTTCAGAAGTTCGAAGGCAGATTGATTGCGGGCTTACTCATGTGAAAGGGGGTAAGCCGTGA